From Lycium ferocissimum isolate CSIRO_LF1 chromosome 12, AGI_CSIRO_Lferr_CH_V1, whole genome shotgun sequence, one genomic window encodes:
- the LOC132040871 gene encoding uncharacterized protein LOC132040871 isoform X4, with protein MHNIGSITTLISRDIAEKMLSMTAEHIFETTLVKNQLLPIDHVHKMLSDRLFRIQLKKSSWRSSNDTQTTVSIMSYVERKPIFPPSVNQRDAKKLKPLSTSEVDMEKAVIASDSSSTRPKDQPPTPAKKP; from the exons ATGCACAACAT TGGGTCGATTACGACATTAATTTCTAGAGACATAGCTGAGAAGATGCTCTCCATGACAGCAGAACATATATTTGAAACAACTTTGGTCAAG AATCAACTCCTGCCCATTGACCATGTTCATAAGATGTTGTCGGACAGACTGTTCCGAATTCAATTAAAAAAGTCATCCTGGAGAAGCTCGAACGACACACAGACAACTGTATCAATTATGTCCTACGTAGAAAGGAAACCAATCTTTCCACCTAGCGTTAATCAGAGGGACGCCAAAAAACTGAAGCCTCTAAGCACAAGTGAGGTAGACATGGAGAAAGCAGTTATTGCATCTGACTCTTCAAGCACAAGGCCGAAAGATCAACCACCCACACCAGCAAAAAAGCCGTAA
- the LOC132040871 gene encoding uncharacterized protein LOC132040871 isoform X2, translating to MLRQKCLFQMTCRNCVLECSGCKQKKRMKERREFECTTCNRQTTLVPRGSITTLISRDIAEKMLSMTAEHIFETTLNQLLPIDHVHKMLSDRLFRIQLKKSSWRSSNDTQTTVSIMSYVERKPIFPPSVNQRDAKKLKPLSTSEVDMEKAVIASDSSSTRPKDQPPTPAKKP from the exons ATGTTGAGGCAGAAATGTTTATTTCAAATGACCTGCAGAAATTGTGTGCTTGAATGTTCAGGATGCAAACAGAAAAAGcgcatgaaagaaagaagagaatttGAATGCACAACATGTAATCGACAGACAACATTAGTGCCTCG TGGGTCGATTACGACATTAATTTCTAGAGACATAGCTGAGAAGATGCTCTCCATGACAGCAGAACATATATTTGAAACAACTTTG AATCAACTCCTGCCCATTGACCATGTTCATAAGATGTTGTCGGACAGACTGTTCCGAATTCAATTAAAAAAGTCATCCTGGAGAAGCTCGAACGACACACAGACAACTGTATCAATTATGTCCTACGTAGAAAGGAAACCAATCTTTCCACCTAGCGTTAATCAGAGGGACGCCAAAAAACTGAAGCCTCTAAGCACAAGTGAGGTAGACATGGAGAAAGCAGTTATTGCATCTGACTCTTCAAGCACAAGGCCGAAAGATCAACCACCCACACCAGCAAAAAAGCCGTAA
- the LOC132039305 gene encoding uncharacterized protein LOC132039305, translating into AAASVILINAEKRRLIEVFPDNVKEVWKEWEVEVLILVSLTLQIVLILFGKRRQCVARLWIRLILWTAYLLADWVATVALGVISQNTLDKCQRASVDDNLKDELMTFWAPFMLLHLGGPDTITAYSLEDNELWLRHLVGLIIQSGLAFYILLVSLPGSSWLPILSLFIFMSGLIKFCERTYALHSAKTMNLRDSIPTPPDPGPNYAKFMEEFTLKKAEGFYVIADEVKEIPVPIDHSYHTGKDKLLLISEAYDQFQTFKRLFVDLILSFQDRDNSQSYFQKLTPKEAFDVIEAELGFAYDTFFTKAPVIYTPLGCILRVVTISCTLFSLILFSLCKNISKYHILDLILTYLLLVVAFLLEIYALIILLNSDWIKIRLSKGKQDGIFHQFLLSKQCLQRSNKTRWSNCTPQYNLLSYCLEFKPLPFLRFQKLFMVDELLEKHKYKRYVEVSPELKDLIFNHFQKFAGESNNEPDPTALYRRRGSIALNENACPSLVWSTEVEFDQSILIWHIATDLCYYLENNIVDGSTTHSIESKSKQLSDYMLYLLVVCPFMLPIGIGMIRFRDTCAEAKEFFKERNLEKKTLAIACGKLLTVNTEVKPAKVKGDRSKSVLFDACILAKALQQKGKEQKWKVISEVWVEMLAYAATHCRGNHHAQQLRKGGELLTHVWLLMAHLGITEQFQIYRGHARAKLIVK; encoded by the coding sequence GCAGCTGCTAGTGTAATATTGATTAATGCTGAGAAGAGAAGGCTAATAGAAGTGTTTCCAGACAACGTGAAGGAAGTATGGAAAGAATGGGAAGTAGAAGTGCTGATTCTAGTAAGCCTCACGTTGCAGATTGTGCTTATTCTGTTTGGAAAGCGCAGGCAGTGTGTGGCGAGATTATGGATCAGATTGATTCTATGGACAGCTTACTTACTGGCAGATTGGGTTGCTACTGTTGCATTAGGTGTCATCTCTCAGAATACGTTGGATAAATGCCAACGAGCAAgtgttgatgacaacttaaagGATGAGTTAATGACGTTCTGGGCGCCATTTATGCTGCTGCATCTTGGCGGTCCTGATACTATCACGGCTTATTCATTGGAGGATAATGAGCTGTGGTTAAGGCATTTAGTAGGTCTGATAATCCAGAGTGGACTAGCATTCTATATCTTACTTGTGTCCTTGCCAGGCTCTTCTTGGCTTCCAATTCTAAGCTTATTCATCTTCATGTCTGGTCTTATCAAGTTCTGTGAGCGGACGTATGCTCTCCACTCTGCAAAAACAATGAATCTCAGGGACTCAATCCCGACACCCCCAGATCCTGGACCAAATTATGCTAAATTCATGGAGGAATTTACTTTGAAGAAAGCTGAGGGCTTCTACGTGATAGCAGATGAGGTTAAAGAAATCCCAGTTCCAATTGATCATTCTTACCACACTGGTAAAGATAAATTGCTGCTGATATCTGAAGCTTATGATCAGTTCCAGACTTTTAAACGCCTATTTGTGGATCTCATCCTCAGCTTCCAGGACCGAGACAACAGCCAATCTTACTTCCAGAAACTTACTCCAAAAGAAGCTTTTGATGTGATTGAGGCAGAGTTAGGATTTGCATATGATACCTTCTTTACCAAAGCACCCGTTATTTATACTCCTCTAGGCTGCATTCTTCGTGTGGTTACTATTTCTTGCACTCTTTTTAGcttgattttattttctttatgtaAGAATATATCTAAATACCACATACTTGACCTAATTCTCACTTATCTGCTGCTGGTTGTGGCCTTTCTCCTGGAAATATATGCATTGATTATTTTGCTGAACTCAGACTGGATAAAAATTCGGCTAAGCAAAGGCAAACAGGACGGAATATTTCACCAGTTCCTCCTAAGCAAGCAGTGTCTGCAAAGATCAAATAAAACAAGGTGGTCCAATTGCACACCCCAATACAATTTGCTGAGCTATTGTCTTGAGTTCAAGCCTCTCCCGTTCCTCAGGTTCCAAAAACTCTTCATGGTCGATGAGCTCTTGGAAAAACACAAGTACAAGAGGTATGTAGAAGTCTCCCCAGAGTTAAAGGATCTGATCTTTAACCATTTCCAAAAGTTTGCAGGAGAAAGTAATAACGAGCCTGATCCTACGGCCTTATACAGAAGGAGAGGCAGTATTGCGCTTAATGAAAATGCCTGCCCCTCCCTAGTTTGGTCTACTGAGGTAGAATTTGATCAAAGCATCCTTATTTGGCACATTGCTACTGATCTATGCTATTACTTGGAAAATAACATTGTCGATGGAAGTACTACTCATTCCATAGAATcaaaaagtaagcaattatcagattatatgttgtatctTTTAGTAGTGTGCCCCTTTATGCTTCCAATAGGAATTGGGATGATCAGATTTAGAGACACATGTGCTGAAGCTAAAGAGTTTTTCAAAGAGAGGAATCTGGAAAAAAAGACATTAGCTATAGCCTGTGGCAAGTTGCTCACAGTGAATACTGAAGTTAAACCAGCCAAAGTGAAAGGGGATAGGAGCAAGAGCGTGTTGTTCGATGCGTGCATACTTGCCAAAGCATTGCAACAAAAGGGAAAGGAGCAGAAATGGAAAGTCATCAGTGAAGTATGGGTGGAGATGCTTGCTTATGCTGCTACACATTGCAGAGGGAACCATCACGCCCAGCAGCTTCGTAAAGGAGGAGAGCTTCTTACTCATGTCTGGCTTCTCATGGCACATCTTGGCATCACAGAGCAATTCCAGATATACAGAGGCCATGCTAGAGCCAAGCTCATCGTCAAGTAA
- the LOC132040871 gene encoding uncharacterized protein LOC132040871 isoform X1: MLRQKCLFQMTCRNCVLECSGCKQKKRMKERREFECTTCNRQTTLVPRGSITTLISRDIAEKMLSMTAEHIFETTLVKNQLLPIDHVHKMLSDRLFRIQLKKSSWRSSNDTQTTVSIMSYVERKPIFPPSVNQRDAKKLKPLSTSEVDMEKAVIASDSSSTRPKDQPPTPAKKP; the protein is encoded by the exons ATGTTGAGGCAGAAATGTTTATTTCAAATGACCTGCAGAAATTGTGTGCTTGAATGTTCAGGATGCAAACAGAAAAAGcgcatgaaagaaagaagagaatttGAATGCACAACATGTAATCGACAGACAACATTAGTGCCTCG TGGGTCGATTACGACATTAATTTCTAGAGACATAGCTGAGAAGATGCTCTCCATGACAGCAGAACATATATTTGAAACAACTTTGGTCAAG AATCAACTCCTGCCCATTGACCATGTTCATAAGATGTTGTCGGACAGACTGTTCCGAATTCAATTAAAAAAGTCATCCTGGAGAAGCTCGAACGACACACAGACAACTGTATCAATTATGTCCTACGTAGAAAGGAAACCAATCTTTCCACCTAGCGTTAATCAGAGGGACGCCAAAAAACTGAAGCCTCTAAGCACAAGTGAGGTAGACATGGAGAAAGCAGTTATTGCATCTGACTCTTCAAGCACAAGGCCGAAAGATCAACCACCCACACCAGCAAAAAAGCCGTAA
- the LOC132040871 gene encoding uncharacterized protein LOC132040871 isoform X3, with translation MLRQKCLFQMTCRNCVLECSGCKQKKRMKERREFECTTCNRQTTLVPRGSITTLISRDIAEKMLSMTAEHIFETTLVKMLSDRLFRIQLKKSSWRSSNDTQTTVSIMSYVERKPIFPPSVNQRDAKKLKPLSTSEVDMEKAVIASDSSSTRPKDQPPTPAKKP, from the exons ATGTTGAGGCAGAAATGTTTATTTCAAATGACCTGCAGAAATTGTGTGCTTGAATGTTCAGGATGCAAACAGAAAAAGcgcatgaaagaaagaagagaatttGAATGCACAACATGTAATCGACAGACAACATTAGTGCCTCG TGGGTCGATTACGACATTAATTTCTAGAGACATAGCTGAGAAGATGCTCTCCATGACAGCAGAACATATATTTGAAACAACTTTGGTCAAG ATGTTGTCGGACAGACTGTTCCGAATTCAATTAAAAAAGTCATCCTGGAGAAGCTCGAACGACACACAGACAACTGTATCAATTATGTCCTACGTAGAAAGGAAACCAATCTTTCCACCTAGCGTTAATCAGAGGGACGCCAAAAAACTGAAGCCTCTAAGCACAAGTGAGGTAGACATGGAGAAAGCAGTTATTGCATCTGACTCTTCAAGCACAAGGCCGAAAGATCAACCACCCACACCAGCAAAAAAGCCGTAA